A stretch of the Clostridiales bacterium genome encodes the following:
- a CDS encoding alpha/beta fold hydrolase → MERISPDYLVMSPDYADTMSSVVLPFLRDRENQVSLTAPDGTPLYCVTYNADHPAGTVLVLHGFTENAYKYSELIYSLLRSGFSVAAYDQRGHGRSGRTSGISDSSVTHVEHFDDYVSDLKMVVDRLLAPLPEPHMIFAHSMGGAVAALFLEKYPDVFRAALLCAPMIAPNTGGIPVPVARAICRAAKLAGRGKHHPFFMKPWSGPEDFSTSCATDPARFAWYDEIKTSREEFRNSVPTYNWTLESLGVTDRILAPGAPEKITCPVLLSSADKDFSVMPEPQKSFIDRVPHGKQIFVRDSRHEIFRSVNDVFFPWWHQVLEFFRTNLKG, encoded by the coding sequence ATGGAACGCATCAGCCCCGATTATCTCGTCATGTCCCCGGATTACGCCGACACCATGTCGTCCGTCGTCCTGCCTTTCCTCCGGGATCGGGAAAACCAGGTCTCCCTCACCGCCCCGGACGGCACACCCCTTTACTGCGTCACATACAATGCGGATCATCCGGCTGGTACGGTATTGGTTCTTCACGGTTTCACGGAAAATGCATACAAGTATTCGGAATTGATTTATTCCCTGCTGCGCAGCGGTTTTTCGGTTGCTGCCTACGATCAGCGGGGACACGGCCGGTCCGGCCGCACTTCCGGAATTTCCGATTCTTCTGTCACCCATGTGGAGCATTTTGACGACTACGTTTCAGACCTGAAAATGGTCGTGGACAGGCTTCTGGCTCCGCTGCCGGAGCCCCATATGATTTTTGCCCATTCGATGGGCGGGGCCGTCGCTGCGCTTTTCCTGGAAAAATACCCGGACGTTTTCCGCGCGGCACTCCTCTGCGCCCCGATGATCGCCCCGAACACCGGCGGGATTCCGGTTCCGGTCGCAAGGGCCATTTGCCGGGCCGCAAAGCTTGCCGGGCGCGGCAAACACCATCCGTTCTTTATGAAGCCCTGGTCCGGCCCGGAGGATTTCAGCACCTCCTGTGCCACAGATCCTGCCCGCTTTGCCTGGTACGATGAAATCAAAACCTCCCGGGAGGAATTCCGGAACAGTGTTCCGACGTACAACTGGACGCTGGAATCCCTCGGTGTTACAGACAGGATTCTGGCGCCCGGCGCTCCGGAAAAGATCACCTGTCCGGTCCTCCTGTCCTCAGCGGACAAGGATTTCAGTGTCATGCCGGAACCGCAGAAATCCTTTATTGACCGTGTGCCGCATGGGAAACAGATCTTTGTCAGGGATTCCCGCCATGAGATATTCCGGTCCGTCAACGATGTTTTCTTCCCCTGGTGGCACCAGGTGCTTGAATTCTTCCGCACCAATCTGAAAGGGTGA
- a CDS encoding FtsW/RodA/SpoVE family cell cycle protein has product MAAIDDSRRTRAHVDGILLALVFGMAVFGVVAVCVATFSPDSDPDTSFLNHVVNSDSAMKQCLFLMLAPLVVGVITVFPHDLLRRRAELFYWIAFFLLAFTTVFNRAQGVKAWLDIIWGYTIQPAEFTKLALILLLAKYLARQDRPLSDSRSFIRIFALVGLPSIVILMEGETGSLLVIIFMFAVMLYFANVSLKTLGILAGIAVLGILALAGLMMLTSSGEDNYRLARILSWIDPEQYSSSDAYQQTMSKMTIGSGGITGNGMFVQGAISQLNYVPADWTDFIYATIGETWGFAGCIAVLVAYVLILLRMLYLAWYTRDKFGRLIIIGVMGMLLFHVLENIAMTLGLMPITGIPLPFLSYGGSNMMTNMGGVGLVLNVTRNRSISIPVNTPQTMHNPYGISRTFKTKAY; this is encoded by the coding sequence TTGGCAGCCATTGATGATTCCCGCCGGACAAGGGCCCATGTGGACGGCATCCTGCTTGCCCTTGTATTCGGCATGGCCGTCTTCGGCGTGGTCGCGGTATGTGTGGCGACATTCTCTCCGGATTCCGATCCCGATACTTCTTTCCTGAACCATGTGGTAAATTCAGACTCTGCAATGAAGCAGTGCCTGTTCCTGATGCTGGCCCCGCTGGTAGTCGGTGTTATCACGGTTTTTCCCCATGATCTGCTCCGCCGGCGGGCAGAATTGTTCTACTGGATTGCGTTTTTCCTGCTCGCCTTCACCACGGTCTTCAACCGGGCCCAGGGCGTGAAAGCCTGGCTGGACATTATCTGGGGCTACACCATCCAGCCGGCTGAGTTTACCAAGCTGGCGCTGATCCTCCTGCTGGCGAAGTACCTGGCCCGCCAGGACCGGCCGCTTTCCGACAGCCGGTCATTTATCCGCATCTTTGCGCTGGTCGGTCTGCCCAGCATCGTCATCCTGATGGAAGGCGAAACGGGCTCCCTTCTGGTGATTATCTTCATGTTCGCTGTAATGCTGTATTTTGCGAACGTCTCTCTGAAAACACTCGGCATCCTGGCCGGTATCGCTGTTCTCGGTATCCTCGCGCTTGCCGGACTCATGATGCTGACCAGTTCCGGAGAGGACAATTACCGCCTGGCCCGGATCCTCAGCTGGATCGATCCGGAACAGTACTCATCATCCGATGCTTATCAGCAGACCATGTCCAAGATGACCATCGGATCGGGAGGAATCACCGGCAATGGTATGTTCGTCCAGGGGGCAATTTCCCAGCTGAACTATGTACCGGCTGACTGGACAGACTTTATCTACGCGACGATCGGCGAAACCTGGGGATTTGCCGGGTGCATCGCCGTCCTGGTCGCATATGTCCTGATCCTGCTGCGTATGCTGTACCTGGCCTGGTATACGCGCGACAAGTTCGGGCGTCTCATCATTATCGGTGTAATGGGCATGCTTCTCTTCCATGTGCTGGAAAACATCGCCATGACCCTGGGGTTGATGCCGATTACCGGTATTCCGCTTCCCTTCCTGTCCTATGGCGGATCCAATATGATGACCAACATGGGCGGTGTCGGCCTGGTGCTGAATGTCACGCGGAACCGCTCGATCTCAATCCCGGTCAACACACCCCAGACCATGCACAACCCTTACGGCATCAGCAGAACTTTTAAGACCAAGGCATATTAA
- the minD gene encoding septum site-determining protein MinD — protein sequence MSVSICVASGKGGAGKSTVTANLGACLARRGHSVVIIDTDIGLRSQDALLSLENQVVYDLVDVASKDCRLDQALLAHPSIPGLSLLPASQFARVRSLEPERLRKILKELLRSSDFVLVDCPAGIERGFRNVLNAGVDQAILVTTPDDISIRDAERAAQIMEAKHSARPRLIVNRLDNDLIRKGEMYSARTVADTLDLELLGEIPEDPAVYRAMLRHALFCDYDCEARRAVMRISARLCGEEPPFPTYGSKKPSLFRRLFPSDLKEVLPLGSH from the coding sequence ATGTCCGTTTCCATCTGTGTCGCGTCCGGTAAGGGCGGTGCCGGCAAATCCACCGTCACGGCCAATCTCGGTGCGTGCCTTGCCCGTCGGGGCCATTCTGTCGTGATTATTGATACGGATATCGGCCTTCGCTCACAGGATGCGCTTCTTTCCCTGGAAAACCAGGTGGTTTATGACCTGGTGGATGTGGCTTCAAAGGACTGCCGGCTCGACCAGGCGCTCCTTGCCCATCCGTCCATTCCGGGTCTCAGCCTGCTTCCGGCCTCCCAGTTCGCCCGTGTGCGTTCTCTGGAACCGGAACGTCTCCGCAAAATCCTGAAGGAACTGCTTCGATCCAGCGATTTCGTGCTGGTTGACTGCCCGGCGGGTATTGAACGCGGATTCCGCAATGTGCTGAATGCCGGTGTGGACCAGGCGATCCTTGTGACTACGCCCGATGACATCTCAATCCGCGACGCGGAGCGGGCCGCACAGATCATGGAGGCAAAGCATTCAGCCCGTCCCCGCCTGATCGTCAACCGGCTGGATAACGATCTCATCCGGAAAGGGGAAATGTATTCCGCCCGTACCGTTGCCGATACGCTCGATCTGGAACTGCTCGGTGAGATTCCGGAGGATCCGGCCGTTTACCGTGCGATGCTGCGGCATGCGCTCTTCTGTGATTATGACTGCGAGGCGCGCCGTGCGGTCATGCGCATTTCAGCCCGTCTCTGCGGGGAGGAACCGCCTTTTCCGACTTACGGTTCGAAGAAGCCCTCCCTCTTCCGCCGCCTGTTCCCATCCGATCTGAAGGAGGTACTTCCGCTTGGCAGCCATTGA
- a CDS encoding rod shape-determining protein MreC, whose translation MKIMKKRGKTPKEIRPIVVDDYIYNDPEDSGPADSVSSDTPDEAIRKLRGRSAKEPPESSEAKEKDEKETASSRVFSSGIMLDENLQPVETAERRSRRKHRRLRTAALATAAVILILGLGAFIFQRTSGAPLFGSEDSLVSRLISPVQSVFAGIADSFGGFFREWKLRENLQAELDRVTAENEVLTYETMLTEELQVKSRMYADLKEEADANPLLRPLIARITDKSSPTYYSTFTINKGSADGIKPYMPVTYDYSLVGYTETVQEHESVVRTIIDSTASIGVVIQSINDDQGTLRGTLGLDDVSGPPMCRVYYIPESSLPRLLDPVLTSGVGMDFQEGIPVGEIAESSRGSIENKEYILVRPNVDFPHLEYVIVLRFVPSRNPVISQAASRPDWELYTLEPSYVPPEVPVVAASLFDTPSPEPTDTPAPTEIPEYWVPTATPTEEPTPTPTLTPTPEPTPTPKATPYVSQIPYHIGKRRNEEPTPTPSPTPAPTPTPYYTPDPDMMDWEEDE comes from the coding sequence ATGAAGATTATGAAGAAGCGTGGTAAAACGCCGAAAGAAATCCGCCCCATTGTTGTGGATGATTATATTTATAACGATCCGGAAGATTCCGGTCCGGCAGATTCAGTTTCTTCCGATACGCCCGATGAAGCGATCCGCAAGCTCCGCGGCCGTTCAGCAAAAGAGCCGCCTGAATCATCCGAAGCAAAAGAAAAGGATGAAAAAGAAACCGCTTCCTCCCGGGTTTTCTCTTCCGGGATCATGCTGGATGAAAATCTCCAGCCTGTGGAGACAGCAGAGCGGCGTTCCCGCCGGAAGCATCGGCGTCTTCGTACCGCCGCGCTTGCAACAGCCGCAGTAATCCTGATTCTGGGCCTCGGTGCATTCATTTTCCAGCGCACATCAGGTGCGCCCCTCTTCGGCAGTGAAGACTCCCTGGTCAGCCGGCTCATCTCGCCTGTCCAGTCGGTTTTCGCCGGGATTGCTGATTCATTCGGCGGCTTTTTCCGCGAATGGAAACTTCGTGAAAACCTGCAGGCTGAACTGGACCGCGTCACAGCGGAAAATGAAGTACTCACCTATGAAACAATGCTGACTGAGGAACTTCAGGTCAAATCCCGGATGTACGCCGACCTGAAGGAAGAAGCGGATGCCAATCCCCTGCTCCGGCCGCTCATCGCCCGGATAACGGACAAATCATCCCCTACCTATTATTCAACCTTTACGATCAACAAGGGATCGGCAGACGGGATTAAACCATATATGCCCGTTACCTACGACTATTCCCTGGTCGGCTATACCGAAACCGTCCAGGAGCATGAATCCGTCGTCCGTACCATCATCGATTCCACTGCTTCCATCGGTGTGGTCATCCAGTCAATCAATGATGATCAGGGAACCCTGCGCGGAACGCTCGGGCTGGACGACGTCTCCGGCCCGCCGATGTGCCGCGTCTACTATATTCCGGAAAGCAGCCTTCCCCGTCTGCTGGATCCGGTGCTGACTTCCGGTGTCGGAATGGATTTCCAGGAAGGCATCCCGGTCGGGGAGATTGCCGAAAGCTCCCGCGGTTCGATCGAAAACAAGGAATATATACTGGTAAGGCCCAATGTGGATTTCCCCCATCTGGAATATGTGATTGTCCTTCGTTTCGTGCCGTCCCGGAATCCGGTAATCAGCCAGGCCGCCTCCCGTCCCGACTGGGAACTGTACACCCTGGAACCGTCCTATGTACCGCCGGAGGTCCCCGTGGTGGCCGCCTCCCTCTTTGACACTCCCTCCCCGGAACCGACGGACACCCCGGCGCCGACCGAAATTCCGGAATACTGGGTGCCGACAGCCACACCCACCGAGGAACCGACTCCCACACCGACACTGACGCCGACGCCTGAGCCGACTCCCACCCCAAAGGCAACGCCGTATGTTTCACAGATTCCCTATCACATCGGCAAACGCCGGAACGAAGAACCGACGCCCACACCGTCGCCGACCCCTGCGCCGACACCCACACCGTACTATACGCCGGATCCGGATATGATGGACTGGGAGGAGGATGAATAA
- a CDS encoding rod shape-determining protein, which produces MPFWAPDIGIDLGTDQVHLYVRGRGIVISEPSLVVLDRESRHTVRAVGDEAAFLLGRSPDRLSPVWPIRNGQVADFDVAELMLRYFVRKAIGVSYVGKPRVIVSVPCNLDDVNRKALSEAVRFAAGSRHVFLIEKPFAAAIGTGLPVYDPIGNLVVDIGAGTTDVAVISLGGLVVSQSIQVGGNKMDEAIVDYLRKECSLLVSRQTAENIKKDLATALPLEEPRTVLVRGINQLSTSAGTVNFTSDQAYNAVKGPCGAIIKAIRWVLERTPPELAADIMRGGIHLTGDASRLFALDRFISESLGIPVLLARDPGDCCILGIGYLTENIQLVSPGGKGGTR; this is translated from the coding sequence ATGCCGTTCTGGGCTCCTGACATTGGTATTGATCTGGGTACAGATCAGGTTCATCTGTACGTTCGCGGCCGCGGAATCGTCATTTCCGAGCCATCCCTGGTCGTGCTTGACCGGGAAAGCCGGCATACAGTCCGTGCGGTCGGTGATGAAGCTGCTTTCCTGCTTGGCCGTTCACCGGACCGGCTGAGTCCTGTCTGGCCGATCCGCAACGGGCAGGTGGCGGATTTTGACGTAGCTGAACTGATGCTCCGTTACTTTGTTCGGAAGGCGATCGGTGTTTCCTATGTCGGCAAACCCCGGGTGATCGTTTCCGTTCCCTGCAATCTGGATGATGTCAACCGGAAAGCGCTCTCGGAAGCGGTTCGTTTTGCTGCGGGATCCCGGCATGTTTTCCTGATTGAAAAGCCTTTTGCGGCAGCGATCGGCACCGGTCTCCCGGTGTATGATCCGATTGGAAACCTGGTGGTGGATATCGGTGCCGGCACCACGGATGTTGCTGTCATTTCTCTCGGCGGCCTGGTCGTTTCCCAGAGCATCCAGGTCGGGGGCAACAAAATGGATGAAGCGATTGTGGATTATCTCCGGAAGGAATGCAGTCTCCTGGTCAGCCGTCAGACCGCGGAAAATATTAAAAAGGACCTGGCCACAGCGCTTCCGCTTGAGGAGCCGCGTACCGTCCTCGTCCGCGGAATCAACCAGCTGAGCACTTCCGCCGGAACCGTCAATTTTACATCTGATCAGGCATATAATGCGGTCAAGGGGCCCTGCGGCGCCATTATCAAAGCCATCCGCTGGGTACTGGAGCGCACGCCGCCGGAACTTGCCGCCGATATCATGCGGGGCGGCATTCATCTTACCGGTGATGCTTCCCGCCTGTTTGCGCTGGACCGTTTTATCTCCGAAAGCCTGGGAATTCCCGTCCTGCTTGCGCGCGACCCGGGAGACTGCTGCATTCTGGGAATCGGATATCTTACTGAAAATATCCAGCTGGTTTCCCCGGGCGGAAAGGGCGGCACCCGCTGA
- the maf gene encoding septum formation protein Maf: METVILASASPRRSELLSLAGIPFEICTARVDEQCAEPAASAVRILSARKALAVSGKIAGRYILAADTLVELDGVTLGKPAGPEEASAMLRRLSGNTHRVHTGVTVVNPAGVIYTDGDTSSVTFDVIPEPEIEAYVASGEPLDKAGAYAIQGRASLWISHMEGSYSSVIGLPLYLVRSLLIRAGFPGFC; encoded by the coding sequence GTGGAAACAGTAATCCTGGCTTCTGCGTCTCCGCGCCGCAGCGAGCTGCTCTCGCTCGCCGGAATTCCGTTTGAAATATGCACTGCCCGTGTGGATGAGCAATGTGCCGAACCGGCAGCATCCGCGGTTCGGATCCTCTCGGCCCGTAAAGCCCTGGCTGTCAGCGGCAAGATTGCCGGCCGGTATATCCTCGCCGCCGATACCCTGGTGGAGCTGGATGGCGTAACCCTCGGCAAACCTGCCGGCCCGGAAGAGGCATCTGCGATGCTTCGCCGCCTTTCCGGAAACACCCATCGGGTGCATACAGGGGTAACCGTGGTAAATCCGGCCGGTGTCATCTATACGGACGGGGATACTTCCTCCGTCACCTTTGACGTTATTCCCGAACCGGAAATAGAAGCCTATGTTGCTTCCGGTGAACCGCTTGACAAAGCCGGCGCTTATGCAATCCAGGGCCGTGCTTCACTCTGGATCAGCCATATGGAAGGCAGTTATTCATCCGTGATCGGCCTTCCGCTTTACCTGGTTCGGTCCCTGCTGATCCGTGCGGGTTTTCCCGGTTTTTGCTGA
- a CDS encoding alpha/beta fold hydrolase: MKRIKRTIILALCLVLCGTVIPALGENAGEKSRISSPEEAEFFVRTLLGETPDLLDGQYLLSEMMDQAVAGSGGFSGIAKQLAGLGELNEISPAYAEKTAGMTVYRVPCRFSTAELDIVLPLDSEGAIAGLVTDRYTGPAKPENTEDRHYSETELFLPVPELNGELPGTLTMPEGERPFPAVVLIHGSGPNDRDESIGTLKPFRDIAESLANQGIAVYRFDKRTLVYGKEMSGDRTITLREESVLDAARAVQLLAGQKQIDPERIFVLGHSLGGTAIPAIDLELKNSPVRARGYILMAPGARRLDVMIREQYDFLAGLMPEVESERKAVLAELEKLEKPETLQEGDFIAGAYAAYWKWLIEYDAVGMAADITAPCLLLQGEEDYQVSMEDFRLFRDALEEKHNWTFRTYPELVHTFTEGKKSEGPAAYTQNGRVSEKVTADIAEFILAQ; this comes from the coding sequence ATGAAGAGAATAAAGAGGACCATCATACTGGCGCTTTGCCTGGTTCTGTGCGGGACTGTAATTCCGGCTTTGGGGGAGAATGCAGGAGAAAAAAGCCGGATCAGTTCACCGGAAGAAGCGGAGTTCTTTGTCCGGACCCTCCTGGGCGAAACACCGGATTTGCTGGACGGACAGTATCTTTTGAGTGAAATGATGGATCAGGCTGTTGCCGGAAGCGGCGGGTTCAGCGGAATTGCGAAACAGCTAGCCGGACTGGGGGAATTAAACGAAATCAGTCCGGCATATGCCGAAAAAACAGCCGGAATGACAGTATACCGGGTTCCGTGCAGGTTTTCGACGGCAGAGCTGGATATTGTATTGCCCCTGGACAGCGAGGGAGCAATCGCCGGACTTGTGACTGACCGGTATACCGGCCCGGCGAAACCGGAAAACACGGAAGACAGGCATTATTCAGAAACAGAATTATTTCTTCCTGTTCCGGAACTGAACGGGGAACTTCCCGGCACACTGACCATGCCGGAAGGCGAAAGACCGTTCCCCGCAGTGGTGCTGATCCATGGAAGCGGACCCAATGACCGGGATGAAAGCATCGGTACACTGAAGCCTTTCCGGGATATTGCGGAATCCCTTGCGAATCAGGGAATTGCAGTATACCGGTTTGATAAACGGACTCTGGTATACGGAAAGGAAATGTCCGGCGACAGGACAATCACTCTGAGGGAGGAATCCGTGCTGGATGCCGCCCGGGCTGTGCAGCTGCTCGCCGGACAGAAACAGATCGACCCGGAACGGATTTTTGTGCTGGGGCACAGCCTCGGCGGGACGGCCATTCCGGCAATTGATCTTGAACTGAAAAACAGTCCTGTGCGCGCACGGGGATATATCCTGATGGCACCCGGCGCACGCCGGCTGGACGTCATGATCCGGGAACAGTACGATTTCCTGGCCGGACTGATGCCGGAGGTTGAATCCGAACGGAAAGCCGTGCTTGCGGAGCTTGAAAAGCTGGAAAAGCCTGAAACGCTGCAGGAAGGAGACTTCATTGCCGGCGCATATGCAGCGTACTGGAAATGGCTTATTGAATATGATGCGGTCGGTATGGCTGCGGATATCACTGCTCCTTGCCTGCTTCTGCAGGGCGAAGAGGATTACCAGGTGAGCATGGAGGACTTCCGCCTGTTTCGGGATGCGCTGGAGGAGAAACACAACTGGACATTCCGCACCTATCCGGAGCTGGTCCATACGTTTACAGAGGGGAAAAAGTCGGAAGGTCCGGCTGCGTATACCCAAAACGGGCGGGTCAGCGAAAAAGTGACTGCGGATATCGCTGAATTTATCCTGGCTCAATAA
- a CDS encoding ACT domain-containing protein has product MTKALISVTGLDTTGIIASVATRLSEMNINILDITQTILDGYFTMMMIVDLDGANLDFEEINRRLQPVRDEKKMTIHMQRMDIFDAMHRI; this is encoded by the coding sequence ATGACCAAAGCACTGATCTCCGTAACCGGGCTGGATACGACCGGTATTATTGCCAGCGTCGCCACCCGCCTGAGCGAAATGAACATCAACATCCTGGATATAACCCAGACGATCCTGGACGGATATTTCACCATGATGATGATCGTGGACCTGGACGGAGCCAACCTGGATTTTGAGGAAATCAACCGCCGCCTGCAGCCGGTGCGGGATGAGAAGAAAATGACGATCCACATGCAGCGAATGGACATATTCGACGCAATGCACAGGATCTGA
- a CDS encoding PFL family protein, which produces MIETGEILQTMRMIQEENFDIRTITLGINLLDCSDPDPAKCADRVYDKICKTAENLVRTGEDIETEFGIPIVNKRISVTPVSMICQGDPKPIAFALDRAAAEVGVNFLGGYSALMHKGATRADERLLASIPEVLSETKLLCSSVNVASTRSGINMNAVREMGEIIKKTAEMTADSDGLGCAKLVVFANAVEDNPFMAGAFCGPGEPECAINVGVSGPGVVKVALESVKGQPFDVIAETIKRTAFKITRVGQLVAREASQRLGIPFGIVDLSLAPTPARGDSVAHILMEMGLEMAGAPGTTAALALLNDAVKKGGVMASNHVGGLSGAFIPVSEDIGMIEAAAAGALTLEKLEAMTCVCSVGLDMIAIPGDTSAAAISGIIADEAAIGMVNNKTTAVRVIPAVGKKAGDRVEFGGLLGFAPVMPVNPMRNDEFIARGGRIPAPLHSLRN; this is translated from the coding sequence ATGATTGAGACCGGAGAGATTCTCCAGACGATGCGGATGATCCAGGAGGAGAACTTTGACATCCGCACGATTACACTGGGAATCAACCTGCTGGACTGTTCCGACCCGGACCCGGCAAAATGCGCGGACCGCGTATACGACAAAATCTGCAAAACCGCCGAAAACCTGGTACGCACCGGTGAGGATATCGAAACGGAATTCGGTATTCCGATTGTCAACAAACGGATCAGCGTTACCCCAGTGAGCATGATCTGCCAGGGCGACCCGAAACCGATTGCATTTGCGCTTGACCGCGCAGCGGCTGAAGTCGGAGTCAATTTCCTGGGCGGATATTCCGCCCTGATGCACAAGGGCGCCACCAGGGCGGATGAGCGGCTGCTTGCTTCCATCCCGGAAGTGCTCAGCGAGACAAAACTCCTGTGCTCCAGCGTCAATGTAGCCTCCACCCGGAGCGGGATCAACATGAATGCCGTGAGGGAAATGGGCGAAATCATCAAGAAAACCGCAGAGATGACCGCGGACAGCGACGGCCTCGGATGCGCGAAGCTGGTCGTATTCGCCAATGCGGTGGAAGACAATCCTTTTATGGCAGGCGCGTTCTGCGGCCCGGGAGAACCGGAATGCGCGATCAATGTCGGTGTTTCCGGCCCCGGCGTTGTGAAGGTAGCCCTGGAAAGCGTCAAGGGACAGCCGTTTGATGTGATTGCTGAAACCATCAAACGCACAGCCTTCAAGATTACGCGCGTCGGACAGCTGGTTGCCCGTGAAGCCAGCCAGAGGCTTGGAATTCCCTTTGGAATTGTGGACCTGAGCCTGGCGCCGACCCCGGCACGGGGAGACTCCGTGGCGCATATCCTGATGGAGATGGGTCTGGAAATGGCCGGCGCGCCCGGTACAACCGCTGCACTTGCACTGCTGAACGACGCGGTGAAAAAGGGCGGTGTGATGGCCAGCAACCATGTAGGCGGCCTGAGCGGTGCCTTTATCCCCGTCAGCGAAGATATCGGGATGATTGAAGCTGCCGCCGCCGGTGCGCTGACCCTGGAAAAGCTGGAAGCGATGACCTGTGTATGTTCTGTGGGACTGGATATGATCGCCATTCCCGGAGACACTTCCGCAGCTGCCATCAGCGGAATTATCGCGGATGAGGCGGCAATCGGCATGGTGAACAACAAGACGACAGCTGTGCGCGTTATTCCTGCTGTCGGCAAGAAAGCCGGAGACCGTGTGGAATTCGGCGGACTGCTGGGATTTGCACCGGTTATGCCGGTGAATCCGATGCGGAATGATGAATTCATTGCCCGCGGCGGCCGGATTCCCGCACCGCTGCACTCTCTGAGAAACTGA
- the obgE gene encoding GTPase ObgE, whose protein sequence is MSNFVDQVKITAKAGNGGNGSASFHREKYVMNGGPDGGDGGNGGDVQFYADENMHTLLDFRFKSKYTAENGGDGSANRCTGKRGENLVIKVPVGTVIRDDETGRVMADMDTPGETRTLLKGGKGGWGNQHFATATRQAPNFAKPGIKTEIRTLRMELKTIADVGLVGYPNVGKSSILSTVTSAKPKVGNYHFTTLTPNLGIVRRYGKDIVLADIPGLIEGAADGAGLGHDFLRHVERTRLLLHVVDISGSEGRDPVDDLDQINTELDHYGNLGELPQIIVCNKMDLPGAEENLKRMKVLAEGMGCPVFPVSAATREGFEPLLDETAKMLETLPPILHYAEEEEEEPEQKLNNDFAIERDGEDYVVTGAGIERLMESVNFDDLESLNWFHRTLRRIGVIDALREQGAGEGSTVRIGEMEFDFVE, encoded by the coding sequence ATGAGCAATTTCGTTGATCAGGTAAAAATTACGGCGAAAGCCGGAAACGGCGGAAACGGATCCGCGTCCTTCCACCGGGAAAAGTATGTCATGAACGGCGGGCCAGACGGAGGAGACGGCGGCAACGGCGGCGATGTGCAGTTCTATGCCGATGAAAACATGCATACCCTGCTGGATTTCCGGTTCAAGAGCAAGTATACAGCGGAAAACGGCGGGGACGGCAGCGCCAACCGATGCACCGGAAAACGGGGAGAAAACCTGGTGATCAAAGTGCCGGTCGGCACAGTCATCCGGGATGACGAAACCGGAAGGGTTATGGCCGATATGGATACGCCCGGGGAAACCCGGACCCTGCTGAAGGGCGGTAAAGGCGGCTGGGGGAACCAGCATTTTGCCACAGCAACCCGGCAGGCACCGAATTTTGCAAAACCCGGCATCAAGACCGAAATCCGGACACTGCGGATGGAACTGAAGACCATTGCAGATGTCGGACTCGTCGGATATCCGAATGTCGGGAAAAGCTCCATCCTGAGCACAGTCACCAGCGCAAAACCCAAGGTGGGAAATTACCATTTTACCACCCTGACACCGAACCTGGGCATTGTACGCAGATATGGAAAGGATATTGTGCTTGCGGATATTCCCGGACTGATTGAAGGCGCGGCGGACGGTGCCGGCCTCGGCCATGATTTCCTGCGGCATGTGGAGCGGACACGCCTGCTGCTGCATGTTGTGGACATATCCGGCAGCGAGGGACGCGATCCGGTGGACGATCTGGACCAGATCAATACAGAACTGGACCATTACGGGAACCTTGGAGAACTTCCGCAGATTATTGTATGCAACAAAATGGACCTGCCGGGCGCGGAAGAGAACCTGAAACGGATGAAGGTGCTTGCAGAGGGCATGGGGTGCCCCGTGTTCCCGGTGAGCGCGGCGACACGCGAGGGATTTGAACCCCTGCTGGACGAAACCGCGAAGATGCTGGAAACACTTCCTCCGATCCTGCATTATGCCGAAGAGGAAGAGGAAGAGCCGGAACAGAAGCTGAACAACGACTTCGCGATTGAACGCGACGGCGAAGATTATGTAGTGACGGGCGCCGGTATCGAACGGCTGATGGAAAGCGTCAACTTTGACGACCTGGAGAGCCTGAACTGGTTCCACCGGACCCTGCGCCGGATTGGTGTCATCGATGCACTGCGGGAACAGGGGGCCGGGGAAGGGTCCACAGTACGGATCGGCGAGATGGAATTTGATTTTGTTGAGTGA